A single region of the Thermodesulfatator indicus DSM 15286 genome encodes:
- the rsfS gene encoding ribosome silencing factor has translation MSSRVKREALATKKTVLKPEDLARLMAQLALNKKVHDLVIIDVRGLSSYADFILVASARSARHVQGVADYLEEELYRENITPLGIEGTDEGQWVLMDYGDVVFHLFFEPVREFYDIEGLWMDATRIKPEDWGLVLAEPTEEDENK, from the coding sequence ATGAGCAGCCGAGTGAAAAGAGAAGCTTTAGCTACTAAGAAAACTGTTTTAAAACCCGAAGACCTTGCCCGCCTTATGGCCCAACTTGCCTTAAACAAAAAAGTTCACGACTTAGTCATAATAGATGTTAGAGGACTTTCTTCTTATGCCGATTTTATACTGGTGGCTAGCGCTCGTTCAGCACGGCATGTGCAGGGAGTGGCTGATTACTTAGAAGAAGAGCTATACCGGGAAAACATTACGCCTCTTGGTATTGAAGGCACAGATGAAGGTCAGTGGGTACTGATGGATTATGGAGACGTTGTTTTTCATCTGTTTTTTGAGCCAGTTAGAGAATTTTACGACATCGAAGGCCTCTGGATGGATGCTACTCGCATAAAACCTGAAGACTGGGGCCTGGTTTTAGCAGAACCTACCGAAGAAGATGAAAATAAATAA
- the cbiQ gene encoding cobalt ECF transporter T component CbiQ, with product MGMVSGSPQIRKNAFLRTCDPRVKFILALGYAILVALTYNFKFLALASVFSIICLFLSGLPLGYYLKRLGLVNIFLLIVLITLPFTTPGKEVFKICFLTASKEGLKLALLIFLKSNLIILTTTALLSTSSIFELAHALHHLYLPSKLVQLLFFTFRYLHVIDKEFTRLKEAAALRCFVPRTNLFTYRTTAYLVGSLIVRSYDRSQRVYEAMLCRGFSGTFPVYHHFCLRKKDLLFGVFSATYLATILIFC from the coding sequence ATGGGCATGGTTTCAGGCTCGCCGCAGATAAGAAAAAATGCTTTTTTAAGAACTTGTGATCCGAGGGTCAAGTTTATTTTGGCCCTCGGATACGCCATATTAGTAGCCCTTACTTATAATTTTAAGTTCTTAGCTCTGGCTTCAGTTTTTTCTATTATTTGTTTGTTTTTAAGTGGCCTACCTTTAGGTTATTACCTTAAAAGACTTGGGCTGGTAAATATATTTTTGCTCATCGTTTTAATTACTTTACCTTTTACTACCCCTGGGAAAGAAGTTTTCAAGATATGTTTTTTAACGGCTTCCAAAGAAGGGCTTAAACTGGCTCTTTTAATTTTTCTCAAATCAAACTTAATAATCCTTACGACCACGGCTCTTTTATCTACTTCGTCTATATTTGAGCTGGCTCATGCACTTCACCATCTTTATTTGCCATCAAAGTTAGTTCAGCTGCTATTTTTTACTTTTCGTTATCTGCACGTTATTGATAAGGAATTTACGCGCTTAAAAGAAGCCGCTGCTTTGCGCTGTTTTGTTCCCCGCACCAACCTATTTACTTATCGCACTACGGCTTATCTGGTAGGAAGCCTTATTGTGCGAAGCTATGACCGCTCCCAAAGGGTTTACGAAGCCATGTTATGCCGAGGCTTCAGTGGCACTTTCCCTGTCTATCATCACTTTTGTCTCAGAAAAAAAGATTTGCTCTTTGGAGTTTTTAGTGCCACCTACCTCGCTACTATTTTGATTTTTTGTTAA
- the cbiM gene encoding cobalt transporter CbiM — translation MHISEGVLSAPVLMAGALGTCVGTILGLRKISPEKVPQVALLSAAFFVASLVHVPLGPSSVHLVLNGVVGIILGWATFPALLVALFLQAILFQFGGLTTLGVNTFNMAFPGVVVYYLFGPLVRSFNPFAAGVGAFLAGALAVLLSGILVAFELTFTGESFKAAAKLILAAHLPVMIIEGIITVLLVSFLKKVRPEIFKQEV, via the coding sequence ATGCATATTTCTGAGGGAGTACTTTCGGCCCCGGTGCTAATGGCCGGGGCCCTGGGTACGTGTGTTGGTACTATTCTCGGGTTAAGAAAAATATCACCTGAAAAAGTTCCCCAGGTAGCCCTTCTTTCCGCTGCCTTTTTTGTAGCTTCGCTGGTGCATGTGCCTTTAGGGCCAAGTTCTGTTCATCTAGTTTTAAATGGTGTGGTAGGAATAATTCTAGGTTGGGCTACTTTCCCTGCGCTTTTAGTAGCTCTCTTTTTACAGGCCATTCTTTTTCAATTCGGAGGGCTTACCACTTTAGGGGTAAATACCTTTAACATGGCTTTCCCAGGGGTTGTGGTTTATTACTTGTTTGGCCCCTTGGTTAGGTCTTTTAATCCTTTTGCAGCAGGGGTAGGGGCTTTTCTGGCTGGTGCTTTGGCCGTGCTTTTAAGTGGTATCCTGGTAGCCTTTGAGCTTACTTTTACAGGGGAAAGTTTTAAAGCCGCCGCTAAACTTATTCTAGCGGCTCATCTTCCGGTCATGATTATCGAAGGAATTATTACGGTTCTTTTAGTTAGCTTCCTCAAAAAAGTGCGTCCAGAAATATTCAAGCAGGAGGTATGA
- the gpmI gene encoding 2,3-bisphosphoglycerate-independent phosphoglycerate mutase — protein sequence MKINKLLLIILDGWGYREEIEGNAIRLAGTPNLDALKEVYPFTLLKCSGEAVGLPEGQMGNSEVGHLNIGAGRIVYQDLTRINRAIKDGSFFNNPVLKEAFAKARETGGKVHLLGLVSDGGVHSSLDHLFALLEFAKKEGLCDRVFLHAFTDGRDTPPKSALGYITQIKQKMEELGCGEIASVSGRFYAMDRDKRWERVAQAYYALVLGEALEVSDALQAVKEAYNRGETDEFIKPTVIVKNGKPLALIEDGDIVIFFNFRADRARELTRALTDPDFNEFDRKKWPKLAYYVCMTLYDETFDLPVAFPPEHLVNIWGEVISKASLYQFRTAETEKYAHVTYFFNGGEEKPFPLEERKLIPSPRDIATYDQKPEMSAYEVTEEVIKRIKSDKYSFIVMNYANGDMVGHTGVLEAAIKAVKVVDECVGKVLKVWREVTDNAPAIVTADHGNCEMMVDPETGGPFTAHTANPVPFYLVDDRFKNKKLYQGILADIAPTGLFLMGLEIPKEMTGNILLKL from the coding sequence ATGAAAATAAATAAACTACTTTTGATTATCCTTGACGGCTGGGGTTATCGCGAAGAAATAGAAGGCAATGCCATTCGTCTGGCAGGTACTCCCAACCTTGACGCTTTAAAAGAGGTTTATCCTTTTACCTTGCTTAAATGTTCTGGAGAGGCTGTAGGTCTCCCCGAAGGCCAGATGGGTAATTCCGAAGTAGGTCATCTCAATATCGGAGCCGGAAGAATCGTTTATCAAGATTTGACTCGTATAAACAGGGCCATAAAAGACGGAAGTTTTTTCAATAATCCTGTCTTGAAAGAAGCTTTTGCCAAAGCGCGTGAGACAGGAGGTAAGGTTCATCTTTTGGGCCTAGTTTCAGATGGAGGAGTCCACAGTAGCCTTGACCACCTATTTGCACTCCTTGAATTTGCTAAAAAAGAGGGTTTATGTGATCGGGTATTCCTCCATGCTTTTACTGACGGGCGAGATACACCCCCCAAAAGCGCTCTTGGTTACATAACCCAGATTAAACAAAAAATGGAAGAACTTGGTTGTGGCGAGATTGCCTCGGTTAGTGGCCGTTTTTACGCTATGGACAGAGACAAGCGCTGGGAGCGGGTGGCGCAAGCCTACTACGCCCTAGTTTTAGGTGAAGCTTTAGAGGTCTCTGATGCCCTACAGGCGGTAAAAGAGGCTTATAACCGGGGAGAAACTGACGAATTCATTAAACCTACAGTTATCGTAAAAAATGGCAAACCTTTAGCCCTTATAGAAGACGGCGACATAGTTATTTTCTTCAACTTTAGAGCTGACCGGGCTCGTGAGCTCACACGAGCCTTAACAGATCCAGATTTTAACGAGTTTGATCGTAAAAAGTGGCCTAAATTAGCTTACTACGTTTGTATGACCCTCTATGACGAAACCTTTGATTTGCCTGTAGCTTTTCCTCCTGAGCATTTAGTAAACATTTGGGGAGAGGTGATAAGCAAGGCCAGTCTTTATCAATTCCGTACAGCAGAGACAGAAAAATACGCCCACGTTACCTATTTTTTTAATGGAGGAGAGGAAAAGCCCTTTCCTTTAGAAGAACGAAAGCTTATACCCTCTCCGCGAGATATAGCTACTTATGACCAAAAACCCGAAATGAGTGCTTATGAAGTAACCGAAGAGGTTATTAAAAGGATTAAAAGCGATAAATATTCGTTTATTGTTATGAACTATGCCAATGGCGATATGGTAGGCCATACAGGAGTGCTTGAAGCGGCTATTAAGGCGGTAAAGGTGGTTGATGAATGTGTAGGTAAAGTCTTAAAAGTCTGGCGCGAGGTCACAGATAACGCTCCAGCTATCGTCACTGCTGACCATGGTAACTGTGAGATGATGGTTGACCCTGAAACAGGAGGACCTTTTACAGCCCACACAGCTAATCCAGTACCATTTTATCTTGTTGATGACCGATTTAAAAATAAAAAACTCTATCAAGGGATACTAGCTGATATTGCCCCAACAGGTCTATTTCTTATGGGGCTTGAAATACCTAAAGAAATGACAGGCAACATATTATTAAAACTTTAA
- the queF gene encoding preQ(1) synthase: protein MSDEIKYGEKAILEAELEPWSNPYPDRDYLIEITFPEFTCLCPRSGYPDFATIRLSYIPDQKIVELRSLKLWLNKFRNRYISHEAATNEIFDALWEKLEPRYLKVEGDFHPRGNVHTVITVEKHKE, encoded by the coding sequence ATGTCTGACGAAATAAAATATGGAGAAAAGGCTATACTTGAAGCTGAGCTTGAGCCCTGGTCGAATCCCTACCCTGATAGAGATTACCTTATCGAAATAACCTTTCCTGAGTTTACCTGTCTTTGTCCGCGTTCGGGGTATCCTGACTTTGCTACTATAAGGCTAAGTTATATTCCTGATCAAAAAATAGTGGAGCTTAGGTCTTTGAAGCTCTGGCTAAATAAATTTCGTAATCGTTACATTTCCCACGAGGCGGCTACCAATGAGATCTTTGATGCCTTATGGGAAAAGTTAGAGCCACGCTACTTAAAGGTAGAGGGTGACTTCCATCCCCGTGGCAATGTTCATACGGTCATTACCGTAGAAAAACACAAAGAATAA
- a CDS encoding 4Fe-4S binding protein codes for MGLFGPQDPSENIMLFISWGLWWTSIVLSWFFVGRMWCGVCPFPGIGRIFQKLGLYRKKLPKQIFLKYCAYGATILLAFILWVEAVTHMKYSPFLTSLLLIAILVGATIFAILYKGQAWCRHFCPMGKIIGAAATMSILEFRPLLEKCRGCKTFPCKRGKGNISGCPVYLGAYAVNNNLLCLVCGHCVYLCDRDSPRLFLRHPLKELIINKGRHLTCIYIIPFLMAAQLARFVQEKTSWYQSFKTFLGNSEALAFTVILGLWFIFFLGIIRLGKLFIFSEDELFGKFSPMVSVLVPMAFSGELIYRLEYVLYEVGNFFPVFGRQFGFNLESLGFVIPACLISFVLKIITILGGIGAFYVAWIFYSQEFEGMVPKKNFFVIVGLIILVSILYFSFI; via the coding sequence ATGGGGCTTTTTGGTCCTCAAGATCCTTCAGAAAATATTATGTTATTTATTTCCTGGGGACTCTGGTGGACTTCAATCGTGCTTTCTTGGTTTTTTGTAGGACGAATGTGGTGTGGAGTCTGTCCTTTTCCTGGTATTGGTCGTATTTTTCAAAAACTAGGTCTTTACCGAAAAAAGCTTCCTAAACAGATCTTTCTTAAGTATTGTGCCTATGGAGCTACTATTCTTTTAGCTTTTATTTTATGGGTAGAAGCAGTAACTCATATGAAATATTCTCCATTTCTTACCTCATTGCTTCTTATTGCTATTCTTGTGGGTGCTACTATTTTTGCAATTCTTTATAAAGGTCAGGCTTGGTGCCGTCATTTTTGCCCAATGGGCAAGATTATCGGTGCGGCAGCTACGATGTCAATACTCGAGTTTCGCCCTTTGCTAGAAAAATGTCGCGGATGTAAAACTTTTCCCTGTAAAAGAGGCAAAGGAAATATTTCAGGTTGTCCTGTATACTTGGGAGCTTATGCCGTAAATAACAACTTACTTTGCCTGGTTTGCGGACATTGTGTTTACCTTTGTGATAGAGATTCTCCAAGGCTTTTTTTACGACATCCATTAAAAGAACTTATAATTAACAAAGGACGACACCTTACTTGTATTTATATCATTCCTTTTTTAATGGCTGCTCAATTGGCTCGTTTTGTACAGGAGAAAACCTCTTGGTATCAATCTTTTAAAACTTTTTTAGGTAATTCTGAAGCTTTGGCTTTTACGGTCATTTTAGGACTGTGGTTCATTTTTTTTCTCGGCATTATACGTCTGGGTAAGCTTTTTATATTTTCTGAAGATGAATTATTTGGGAAATTTTCACCTATGGTATCTGTCTTAGTTCCTATGGCTTTTTCTGGAGAGCTTATCTATCGCTTGGAATATGTTTTATATGAGGTGGGTAATTTTTTTCCAGTCTTTGGAAGACAATTTGGTTTTAATTTGGAAAGCTTGGGATTTGTTATTCCCGCGTGTTTAATATCTTTTGTCCTAAAAATAATTACTATTCTTGGTGGTATTGGCGCTTTTTATGTGGCCTGGATTTTTTATTCTCAAGAATTTGAAGGGATGGTGCCAAAGAAAAATTTTTTTGTTATTGTGGGATTAATCATATTAGTAAGTATTTTATACTTTAGCTTTATTTGA
- a CDS encoding AsmA family protein, which yields MGKLSKILGAILALILVVIVVLYFVASRYLTPERIKAFIVPPLEEATGLKVSIGEIKRAVFFGVKVTQVNFADPQVQKNVISAEELRLSLKLSPLLKRKLVVSEVAFIHPKILIIREPDGSINLVKYFSAKETTKPQEAPPAKKEPGKLALIFQSIKIENAKINFIDLKKELPPAEGKFSLNGGLKLEGTSLAFFGKGHLNLTVEKYPLIENLQFKALVKGKENQIIFEGGKVLKGKVEGKVLLAEDTLKGLIKLSKASFKEGENLAKVLRPYFFPEAELPELDGHFNVEISLAGKTANPLIAVSLYPKPLKIKQGPYEIITEGLIRATRTEVSPKIDVAINGEKLNVSGKISLKEALPKVDLLISTKKLDLKALIPKGEKETPSKEASKEQTPSKAGKASLAIPITGKIRFQGDEVCYQVCAKDTKAEIVLTKERIDLKTFNFLLAGALAQLNGTVTDLSKTPKIKFAYSIAGADLPALVQNFLPKSTYFASGKVWTEGSFSARGLEAETIKKSLTGQGNARFMQIGFKENPITILVAQILKIDELKSPSFEQGKLKYSIVNGWVNVKGNFSREGLLINLAGKIGLDGQLNLTPKLLLTGKYASIFVRSFPGASLFRGPNGYEIPLTISGTIESPKVSLKEVEEKVKEKVKEKAIKEIFKLLGQ from the coding sequence ATGGGCAAACTCAGCAAAATATTAGGAGCAATTTTAGCGCTAATTCTGGTAGTAATAGTTGTTCTCTACTTTGTTGCCAGCCGGTACTTAACTCCAGAAAGAATTAAAGCCTTTATTGTTCCACCCCTTGAAGAAGCCACGGGTTTAAAAGTTTCCATTGGAGAAATCAAAAGGGCTGTTTTTTTTGGAGTTAAAGTAACCCAGGTAAATTTTGCGGATCCTCAAGTTCAAAAAAACGTTATCTCCGCTGAAGAGTTAAGACTGAGTTTAAAATTAAGTCCTCTTTTAAAAAGAAAACTGGTAGTCTCTGAAGTAGCCTTTATACATCCCAAAATTTTAATAATTAGAGAACCTGACGGAAGCATAAATCTTGTCAAATATTTTAGCGCAAAAGAAACGACCAAACCCCAGGAAGCTCCACCAGCTAAAAAAGAACCCGGAAAACTTGCTCTTATTTTCCAAAGCATAAAAATTGAAAACGCCAAAATTAATTTTATAGACTTAAAAAAAGAACTTCCTCCTGCTGAAGGAAAATTTTCTTTAAATGGAGGCTTAAAGCTAGAAGGAACTTCTTTGGCCTTTTTCGGCAAAGGCCATTTAAATTTAACAGTTGAAAAGTACCCTCTGATAGAAAACCTACAGTTTAAAGCCCTGGTTAAAGGAAAAGAAAATCAAATTATCTTTGAGGGAGGCAAAGTTTTAAAAGGCAAAGTTGAAGGAAAGGTCTTACTTGCTGAAGATACCTTAAAAGGGCTCATAAAGCTCTCTAAGGCCAGCTTTAAAGAAGGTGAAAATTTAGCCAAAGTTCTTAGGCCATATTTCTTTCCAGAAGCGGAACTTCCAGAGTTAGACGGGCATTTTAATGTAGAAATATCATTAGCCGGAAAGACAGCTAACCCCTTAATAGCTGTCTCTCTTTACCCCAAGCCCCTCAAAATAAAACAAGGTCCGTACGAAATAATAACGGAAGGATTAATCAGAGCTACTAGGACCGAAGTGTCACCCAAAATAGATGTGGCTATTAACGGAGAAAAACTGAATGTTTCTGGAAAAATATCTCTAAAAGAGGCCCTGCCAAAAGTTGATCTCTTAATTTCAACCAAAAAACTTGATTTAAAGGCCTTAATTCCTAAAGGAGAAAAAGAAACCCCATCTAAAGAGGCCTCCAAAGAGCAGACTCCTTCCAAAGCAGGCAAGGCCTCTCTGGCTATACCTATTACGGGAAAAATTCGATTTCAAGGCGATGAGGTCTGCTATCAGGTTTGTGCCAAAGATACTAAAGCCGAAATAGTTTTGACAAAAGAGCGCATTGATCTAAAAACTTTCAATTTTCTATTAGCCGGAGCTTTAGCACAACTTAACGGAACTGTTACCGACCTTTCTAAAACTCCGAAAATAAAATTTGCTTACTCTATAGCCGGAGCGGACTTGCCTGCTTTAGTTCAAAACTTTCTTCCTAAAAGCACTTATTTTGCCAGCGGAAAAGTCTGGACGGAAGGGTCTTTTTCTGCCCGCGGCCTTGAAGCGGAAACCATTAAAAAATCTCTTACTGGTCAAGGGAATGCTCGTTTTATGCAAATAGGCTTTAAAGAAAATCCCATAACCATTTTAGTGGCTCAAATTTTGAAAATAGACGAACTGAAAAGTCCTTCTTTTGAACAAGGGAAACTTAAGTATTCTATAGTCAATGGGTGGGTTAATGTTAAAGGTAATTTCTCTCGTGAAGGCTTACTTATTAACCTAGCTGGAAAAATCGGACTTGATGGACAACTAAATTTGACTCCTAAATTACTTTTGACCGGGAAATATGCTTCAATATTTGTCAGATCTTTTCCTGGGGCTTCTTTGTTTAGAGGTCCAAATGGCTATGAAATTCCTCTTACCATCTCTGGCACCATAGAAAGCCCTAAAGTTTCCCTTAAAGAGGTTGAAGAAAAGGTAAAGGAAAAAGTAAAAGAAAAGGCCATCAAAGAGATTTTCAAACTTTTAGGACAGTAA
- a CDS encoding cation diffusion facilitator family transporter — MAYERQTKIVQESQTLARVALLAAIFNLSLAAAKYLLGRYAGSLSLQADALHSLTDVIGSISVFLGLKFSDRKSEAFPYGLYKLENLASLVSAGFIFLAAYEILLNALHSKEPLIVNNIPLAIGGLILMTLALFLFSRWELKIAKSSGSPSLAADAEHMKTDFLATAVIMVGLIGGFFGVHWLDKIAALIIAVIIFHTGWEIMLDAFKVLLDIGLESEVVTRIAEIVRQFPEVIKIKKIVGRRSGRYRFVEIELVLDVHTLEEAHEIVTIIEEEIYDNFPEIDRVIIHFEPPRLDKIKIAIPLDENGQITSHLACAPEFLFLVIDCEKNPPQIVEEKRVPNPCRQEEKRRGVLLAEWLRDQNVNTFIVPSDDNKARGLFYALSSLGIKILFRPDISLEELFKNPPCPQKSH, encoded by the coding sequence TTGGCGTATGAGAGGCAGACAAAGATAGTCCAAGAGTCACAAACACTAGCCCGTGTAGCCCTGCTGGCGGCTATTTTCAATCTCTCTTTAGCCGCCGCTAAATACCTATTAGGAAGATATGCCGGAAGCCTTTCTCTTCAGGCCGATGCCCTTCATTCTTTAACTGATGTCATTGGCTCGATCTCTGTTTTTTTAGGACTTAAGTTTTCTGACCGCAAATCAGAAGCTTTCCCTTATGGGCTTTACAAGCTAGAAAATTTAGCCTCTCTCGTTTCGGCTGGCTTCATTTTTTTGGCTGCTTATGAGATCCTACTAAACGCCCTTCACTCTAAAGAGCCTTTGATAGTAAATAACATTCCTCTTGCCATAGGCGGTTTGATCTTGATGACTTTGGCCCTTTTTCTATTTTCCCGCTGGGAATTAAAAATCGCTAAAAGTTCCGGCTCTCCAAGCTTAGCGGCAGACGCTGAACACATGAAAACTGACTTTTTGGCCACCGCTGTTATTATGGTCGGTCTTATTGGCGGATTTTTTGGTGTTCACTGGCTTGACAAAATAGCAGCACTAATTATTGCGGTCATCATTTTTCACACCGGCTGGGAAATAATGCTTGACGCCTTTAAAGTGCTTTTGGATATAGGGCTTGAATCAGAAGTGGTTACTCGTATAGCCGAAATAGTACGCCAATTTCCAGAAGTCATAAAAATAAAAAAGATAGTTGGAAGACGTTCGGGAAGATACCGCTTTGTAGAAATAGAGCTGGTTTTAGATGTTCACACTTTAGAAGAAGCACACGAAATAGTTACTATCATAGAAGAAGAAATTTACGACAACTTTCCTGAAATTGACAGAGTTATCATTCATTTTGAGCCTCCTCGATTGGACAAAATAAAAATAGCGATACCGTTAGATGAAAATGGTCAGATAACCTCTCACCTGGCCTGTGCCCCGGAATTTCTTTTCCTGGTTATAGATTGTGAAAAAAATCCTCCCCAGATAGTCGAAGAAAAAAGAGTGCCCAACCCTTGCCGTCAAGAAGAAAAGCGTCGCGGGGTGTTACTGGCCGAATGGCTTAGAGACCAAAACGTAAATACTTTTATAGTTCCTTCTGATGACAATAAGGCCCGAGGTCTTTTTTATGCCTTGAGTTCCTTAGGTATAAAGATCCTTTTTCGTCCAGATATTAGCCTGGAAGAGCTTTTCAAAAATCCGCCCTGTCCTCAAAAGTCACATTAA
- a CDS encoding DUF4198 domain-containing protein — translation MRRFWFLLLVLLLGVGGKAWAHFQLLIPSNEIVTVNDGRSVELFLSFTHPMEGGPNMEMARPEAFGVFVRGQKYDLLNTLKMIKIPVYPKWHPEAAKEKGTATAWKAVYKFRRPGDHIFYVVPKPYFEPAEEKFILQITKVVVNAFGAEEGWDSPVGLKAEIIPLTRPYGVWEGNTFQGLVLINGKPAPNLEVEVEYYNKDGRAHAPKDPFVTQVIKTDENGVFTYTIPWAGWWGFSALGEGGTLKKDGKSYPVELDAVIWIKAYPIPKGVK, via the coding sequence ATGAGAAGGTTTTGGTTTTTGCTTCTGGTTTTGCTTTTGGGTGTAGGTGGTAAGGCCTGGGCTCATTTTCAGCTACTTATCCCTTCAAATGAAATTGTTACGGTAAATGACGGGCGCAGTGTAGAGCTTTTCTTAAGTTTTACCCATCCTATGGAGGGCGGTCCAAATATGGAAATGGCTCGTCCTGAGGCCTTTGGAGTGTTCGTAAGAGGCCAAAAGTATGATCTATTAAATACCTTAAAGATGATAAAAATACCCGTATATCCTAAATGGCATCCTGAAGCAGCCAAAGAAAAGGGCACAGCCACGGCCTGGAAAGCGGTTTATAAATTCCGTCGTCCAGGAGATCACATCTTCTACGTAGTTCCTAAACCTTATTTTGAACCCGCAGAAGAAAAATTTATCCTCCAGATTACCAAAGTGGTGGTAAACGCCTTTGGTGCTGAAGAAGGTTGGGATTCTCCCGTAGGTCTTAAGGCCGAGATAATTCCTCTTACCAGGCCTTACGGTGTGTGGGAAGGCAATACCTTCCAGGGCCTGGTTCTTATAAATGGCAAACCTGCCCCAAACCTTGAAGTAGAAGTTGAATATTACAACAAAGATGGCCGGGCTCATGCTCCCAAGGATCCCTTTGTTACCCAGGTCATTAAAACTGACGAAAACGGTGTTTTCACTTACACTATTCCCTGGGCTGGTTGGTGGGGTTTTTCAGCTCTAGGTGAAGGTGGCACCCTTAAAAAAGACGGTAAAAGCTATCCTGTTGAGCTTGACGCTGTTATCTGGATTAAGGCCTATCCTATTCCTAAAGGAGTTAAGTAA
- a CDS encoding YkgJ family cysteine cluster protein, translated as MEQPVFDHRKLTLDDVFEFACYPGISCFNMCCYDLTLVLSPYDFLRLRRALDLSSKEFIERFADFYLGDVTQLPVISVRMKTHDFACPFLREEGCSVYPDRPASCRTYPLARFTGRDEEGKRFEIYRIIRETHCKGHFEKRPITVREWIKEQGLEPYHEFNDLFSEIVFARQHMDRPLSADELDLIYNVFYGLENFKDYVTSEEQLFKKFFSEDKIKEALEDDEKLLRLGLDFLRQTIFKEYLAL; from the coding sequence ATGGAACAACCGGTTTTTGATCATCGCAAACTAACTCTTGACGATGTTTTTGAGTTTGCCTGTTACCCTGGCATATCCTGTTTTAATATGTGTTGCTATGATTTGACTTTAGTTTTAAGTCCCTACGATTTTTTGCGCTTAAGGCGGGCGCTAGATCTTTCGTCTAAAGAGTTCATCGAGAGGTTTGCTGATTTTTATCTTGGAGACGTAACCCAGTTACCAGTTATCTCGGTTAGGATGAAAACTCATGATTTTGCCTGTCCCTTTTTGCGGGAGGAAGGCTGTTCTGTTTATCCTGATCGTCCGGCATCATGCCGAACTTATCCACTGGCGCGATTTACCGGCCGAGATGAAGAAGGCAAGCGTTTTGAAATTTACCGTATTATTCGAGAGACTCACTGCAAAGGCCACTTTGAAAAACGCCCCATAACGGTTAGAGAGTGGATAAAAGAACAAGGGCTTGAGCCCTATCACGAGTTTAATGACCTCTTCAGCGAGATCGTTTTTGCCCGCCAGCATATGGATAGGCCCCTATCTGCCGACGAACTGGATTTGATCTATAATGTTTTTTATGGCCTGGAAAACTTTAAAGATTATGTGACTTCTGAAGAGCAACTATTTAAGAAGTTCTTTTCTGAAGATAAAATAAAAGAAGCTCTTGAAGATGATGAGAAACTTTTGCGTCTGGGTTTAGATTTTTTGCGTCAAACAATTTTTAAAGAATATCTAGCCTTATAA
- a CDS encoding energy-coupling factor ABC transporter ATP-binding protein, with product MALLEIRNLHFGYPTRPIFKDFNFSLSPGEKIGLMGPNGAGKTTLLRLIVGLLKPERGEIIYNGRVCQSEKDFRLLRREVSLVFQDPDDQLFCPTVAEDIAFGPLNLGVPREKVPKLVKQVLELLGLQGFEKRITYRLSGGEKRLVALGTVLAMDPQVLLLDEPTGDLDPQNIERLIKILNKLPAAKLIVSHDLEFLKATTEKIYWLEAGNLSLYYDVSSYKSSRLISLDRSIFH from the coding sequence ATGGCGCTTTTAGAAATACGCAATTTGCACTTTGGTTATCCAACCCGGCCTATTTTTAAAGATTTTAATTTTTCTCTTTCCCCTGGAGAAAAAATAGGCTTGATGGGGCCAAATGGAGCCGGTAAAACCACTCTTTTACGGCTAATTGTTGGTCTCTTAAAGCCTGAGCGGGGTGAAATAATTTACAACGGGCGGGTATGTCAGTCTGAAAAAGACTTTCGCCTCCTGAGACGTGAAGTAAGTTTAGTTTTTCAAGATCCTGACGACCAGCTTTTTTGCCCTACAGTAGCTGAAGACATAGCCTTTGGGCCGTTAAATTTAGGTGTTCCTCGGGAAAAGGTGCCCAAATTAGTTAAACAGGTATTGGAACTCCTTGGTCTTCAAGGCTTTGAAAAAAGGATTACCTATCGTCTTTCTGGAGGAGAAAAGCGTTTGGTGGCTCTGGGAACGGTGCTAGCTATGGACCCGCAAGTTTTACTACTTGACGAACCTACCGGAGATCTTGACCCGCAAAATATTGAAAGGCTTATCAAAATTCTTAATAAACTTCCAGCAGCTAAGCTTATAGTGTCTCACGATTTAGAATTTCTCAAAGCCACAACTGAAAAAATATACTGGCTTGAAGCAGGAAATTTATCTCTTTATTACGATGTCTCTTCTTATAAATCTTCTCGTCTAATTTCCCTTGATCGTAGTATATTTCATTAA